A genomic stretch from bacterium includes:
- a CDS encoding glycosyltransferase, translating to MPTVPRDRIIMIPTYNESATIRPLVDRIIEADPRSDILVIDDASPDHTADIVRAFGHIPSLPGRRGARKTAQTARGLIPRAKRTLRRGLVPSVCRTTTRQAQAPDFPGRAEGIKSSRALLRAARPPGSRKIRRSSS from the coding sequence GTGCCAACCGTTCCGCGCGACCGCATCATCATGATCCCGACATACAACGAGTCGGCGACTATTCGCCCGCTCGTCGACCGGATCATCGAAGCCGATCCTCGTTCGGACATCCTGGTCATCGACGATGCGTCGCCGGACCACACCGCCGACATCGTGCGGGCGTTTGGGCACATTCCATCCCTACCTGGCCGTCGAGGCGCTCGCAAAACTGCACAAACTGCGCGCGGGTTAATCCCGCGAGCGAAGCGAACGCTCCGTCGCGGCCTCGTGCCAAGCGTTTGCCGGACGACGACACGCCAGGCGCAAGCACCGGACTTCCCCGGACGCGCGGAAGGGATCAAATCGTCCCGCGCGCTTCTTCGAGCAGCTCGTCCACCTGGATCTCGAAAAATCCGTAGGTCGTCGTCGTAA
- a CDS encoding flippase-like domain-containing protein has product MPAADRTKFLVEFGRGVRKRKAASLFVSLILMALIFAVLIHLGGWEALIDALSNARPAYIAAAIVLHLLVIFGGTPFFWQRIVVWLGARPPIAEIYRLWLGVLCLRVILPMKAGSFVVGPHYLLRHYGLPFARGAGSMAMYHFINFYTIWVYLALGLWITGAAGYWIPAFLSAGIASVPFVLPWMRHPVAWVRARNERVGDLFANLVAGFTDIGLSHRLTLIAAGCVLQLVDLLAIGMCLGAAGISVPLGDLLWRAPLVMLSAKLPITFLGLGTREAATVAFFASFGSEAAALAGGLIVSFSMRLLPVFLSMLFLPGALRMGLFAPVADAANADRIGANAS; this is encoded by the coding sequence ATGCCGGCGGCGGATCGAACGAAATTCCTGGTGGAATTCGGGCGCGGCGTTCGGAAGCGAAAGGCGGCGAGCCTTTTCGTGTCGCTGATTCTGATGGCGCTCATCTTCGCGGTGCTCATTCACCTGGGCGGCTGGGAGGCGTTGATTGACGCACTCTCCAACGCGCGTCCCGCCTATATCGCCGCCGCGATCGTGTTGCATCTTCTTGTCATCTTCGGCGGCACCCCGTTTTTCTGGCAACGCATCGTGGTGTGGCTCGGCGCGCGCCCACCGATTGCCGAGATCTACCGTTTATGGCTCGGCGTGTTGTGCTTGCGCGTGATTTTGCCGATGAAAGCCGGCTCGTTTGTCGTCGGACCCCATTACCTGCTTAGGCATTACGGCCTGCCGTTCGCGCGCGGCGCGGGTTCGATGGCGATGTATCATTTCATCAATTTTTACACGATTTGGGTGTATCTCGCGCTCGGATTGTGGATCACCGGCGCGGCCGGGTATTGGATACCGGCGTTTTTGAGCGCAGGCATTGCGTCGGTCCCGTTTGTCCTTCCGTGGATGCGTCACCCGGTCGCGTGGGTGCGCGCGAGAAACGAGCGCGTGGGCGATCTGTTCGCTAACCTCGTCGCCGGATTCACCGACATCGGGCTATCGCATCGGCTCACGCTGATCGCGGCCGGCTGCGTGCTTCAATTAGTCGATCTGTTGGCGATCGGCATGTGTCTGGGCGCCGCGGGGATATCCGTGCCGCTTGGTGACCTGCTTTGGCGCGCGCCGCTCGTGATGTTATCCGCGAAACTGCCCATCACGTTCCTGGGCCTGGGAACGCGCGAGGCCGCGACGGTGGCGTTTTTCGCGTCGTTCGGAAGCGAAGCCGCGGCGCTCGCCGGCGGGCTCATCGTATCGTTTTCGATGCGGCTTCTGCCCGTGTTCCTTTCGATGCTTTTCTTGCCGGGCGCTCTTCGAATGGGATTGTTCGCGCCGGTGGCCGACGCGGCGAACGCGGATCGGATCGGCGCGAACGCATCGTGA
- a CDS encoding DegT/DnrJ/EryC1/StrS family aminotransferase translates to MIPRRRLSFRFRDVSFWCRSLAGDARGRDDVRAFEAGFREYLGCEFARAVASGRDAMMLAFKAVGLRPGDEVIVPAYTLGELLPLMQAHGLRPVAADIEPVGFNIDVESVRARITPATRAVLATHLFGAPCDIEALCALADERGLSVVEDCAHALGATVNGRKVGTFGAASFFSLEVNKALPTYGGGIVVVKDAGRGADIAREIDERPVTEWPALKKALLAWIEEGVIRSPIYGLAARVLFSPLMAARFERAYRGSHDRIRRKVAFSVFQARLGIARLRDLDPRNAALNARFDALAAGLPAGLVAQRRDLAGEPAFYNFVALSEIPPADLRRLAMRRGLDIGIGGEVADDGAAALGASDCPVAANVHARAVLLPLYGGLNDRRFDRLTAAMQEIFPVRGR, encoded by the coding sequence ATGATTCCGCGGCGACGCCTGTCCTTTCGATTTCGTGACGTCTCGTTCTGGTGCCGATCGCTCGCGGGAGACGCGCGCGGGCGTGACGACGTGCGCGCGTTCGAGGCGGGGTTTCGCGAATACCTCGGATGCGAATTCGCCCGGGCCGTCGCAAGCGGCCGCGATGCGATGATGCTCGCCTTCAAGGCCGTCGGTCTTCGGCCGGGCGACGAGGTCATCGTGCCCGCTTACACGCTTGGCGAATTGCTGCCGCTCATGCAGGCGCACGGGTTGCGCCCGGTCGCGGCGGATATCGAACCGGTGGGATTCAATATCGATGTCGAAAGCGTCAGGGCGCGCATCACGCCCGCGACGCGCGCCGTCCTCGCGACGCACTTGTTCGGTGCGCCGTGCGATATCGAAGCGCTTTGCGCGCTCGCCGACGAGCGAGGGCTTTCGGTCGTCGAGGACTGCGCGCACGCCCTTGGCGCCACGGTGAATGGGCGCAAGGTCGGCACGTTCGGCGCGGCCTCGTTTTTCAGCCTGGAGGTGAACAAGGCGCTGCCCACCTACGGCGGCGGCATCGTGGTCGTGAAGGATGCGGGAAGGGGCGCGGACATCGCGCGGGAGATCGACGAGCGCCCGGTAACGGAATGGCCGGCATTGAAAAAGGCTTTGCTGGCGTGGATCGAGGAGGGCGTGATTCGCAGCCCGATCTATGGACTCGCGGCGCGCGTTCTTTTTTCGCCCTTGATGGCGGCGCGATTCGAACGCGCCTATCGCGGCAGCCACGACCGGATTCGTCGCAAAGTCGCCTTCAGCGTTTTTCAGGCGCGGCTGGGAATCGCGCGCTTACGCGATCTCGATCCGCGAAACGCCGCCTTGAACGCCCGATTCGACGCCCTCGCGGCGGGGCTTCCGGCGGGCCTTGTCGCGCAGCGGCGCGATCTTGCCGGTGAGCCGGCTTTCTACAATTTCGTTGCGTTGTCCGAGATACCGCCCGCCGACTTGCGCCGTCTGGCGATGCGCCGGGGACTGGATATCGGCATCGGCGGCGAGGTGGCGGATGACGGTGCCGCCGCGCTGGGCGCGTCCGATTGCCCGGTGGCCGCTAACGTCCACGCGCGCGCGGTATTGCTGCCGCTCTATGGCGGATTGAACGATCGCAGGTTTGATCGCCTCACCGCCGCGATGCAAGAAATTTTCCCGGTGCGCGGCCGATGA
- a CDS encoding B12-binding domain-containing radical SAM protein encodes MKILLVNPPRWDAHRMAKKVHAPLNLLYLGTALKNEGHEVEVLDANAADMTLDQTVDAAVAAKAGLIGFPLFSDILHQTTRLIRATRKRMPATPIVLGGIHVTADPRHNAETIPEADYFITGYAEQSLALLARALETHAPLDTIPSLTWRAPDGLRTNPDSTTRIDINAIPIPDRSLVRAYTEKNAYYQVLNAKPFDTIVTGRGCPFVCGFCYNAIRPRTMTRSPDSVMEELVYLHQRGVRFVDVDDDHFTFDRPRAMEIFRRLTREKMDLSLFIKARPNNVDEELILAARGAGVSIISYGVESGSQRLLDAMHKETNVEDNARVIAMSQAAGLQVHTGYLIGYPGETPETIEETIRFARRTKPDAVSLQILKPYLGTEVYEQAKANGTLVGSWDPNVPDWPWVRLPWTESRDDLVRYGKKFYRKSYLRGRNAVRYPARMIKNANMRMFQYAVQTLDDILRPTPKVIPGRAAD; translated from the coding sequence ATGAAGATTTTGCTGGTCAATCCGCCGCGTTGGGACGCGCACCGCATGGCGAAAAAGGTGCACGCGCCGCTGAATCTTCTGTACCTCGGCACGGCCCTGAAAAACGAAGGTCACGAGGTCGAGGTTCTGGACGCCAACGCGGCGGACATGACGCTTGACCAAACCGTGGACGCGGCGGTCGCGGCCAAGGCGGGGCTGATCGGTTTTCCGCTGTTCTCGGACATTCTGCATCAAACGACGCGGCTCATCCGCGCGACGCGCAAACGAATGCCCGCAACGCCGATCGTGCTCGGCGGCATCCACGTCACCGCCGATCCGCGCCACAACGCCGAAACGATTCCCGAGGCCGACTACTTCATCACCGGGTACGCCGAGCAGAGCCTCGCGCTGCTCGCCCGCGCGCTCGAGACGCACGCGCCACTCGACACGATCCCCTCGCTGACCTGGCGCGCGCCCGACGGCCTCCGGACCAATCCCGACAGCACGACGCGGATCGATATCAACGCGATCCCCATCCCCGACCGCTCGCTTGTCCGCGCGTACACGGAAAAAAACGCTTATTATCAGGTGCTGAACGCCAAACCGTTCGACACGATCGTCACGGGGCGCGGTTGCCCGTTCGTGTGCGGCTTTTGCTACAACGCCATTCGCCCGCGCACGATGACCCGTTCGCCCGATAGCGTCATGGAGGAGCTCGTCTATCTCCATCAACGCGGCGTGCGTTTCGTGGATGTCGACGACGACCACTTCACCTTTGATCGGCCCCGGGCGATGGAAATTTTCCGGCGCCTTACGCGCGAGAAGATGGATCTGTCGCTTTTCATCAAGGCGCGGCCGAACAACGTCGACGAGGAACTCATCCTCGCCGCGCGCGGCGCCGGCGTGTCGATCATCAGCTACGGCGTCGAATCCGGTTCGCAACGGCTGCTGGACGCCATGCACAAGGAAACCAACGTCGAGGACAACGCGCGGGTGATCGCGATGTCTCAGGCGGCAGGTCTGCAGGTGCACACGGGGTACCTCATCGGCTATCCGGGTGAGACGCCGGAAACGATCGAGGAGACCATCCGATTCGCGCGGCGAACGAAGCCCGACGCCGTTTCGCTTCAGATCCTCAAGCCCTATCTCGGCACCGAGGTTTACGAGCAGGCCAAGGCCAACGGCACCCTCGTCGGATCCTGGGATCCCAACGTGCCCGACTGGCCGTGGGTGCGCCTGCCGTGGACCGAGTCGCGCGACGATCTCGTCCGGTACGGCAAGAAATTCTACCGGAAGTCGTATTTGCGCGGCCGCAACGCCGTGCGTTATCCGGCGCGGATGATCAAGAACGCCAACATGCGCATGTTCCAGTACGCCGTGCAGACACTCGACGACATCCTGCGCCCGACACCCAAGGTCATTCCCGGCCGCGCCGCCGACTGA
- a CDS encoding tetratricopeptide repeat protein, with protein sequence MNMPRPPGAAPDTRGAPPLEARDGAILVAAGVAALVVRLAYLAVAQKSGLFVGLFLDAKYYADLAVRIRAGLGAGDHPYLMSPLYPYVLSLFVGDAGALNEGAVRAFQAILDAGTVVLIVFLALRLAGRRAATVAGILGIIYAPMIYFTGIVLVATTQAFLLTLGLALLVEADRAARLRVSLTLAAGLAFGLAAALRPTVLLVALAAAIVLIVRAVRRRNEDDALLHRLAAGAIVLGVVLVVAPFTVRNIAKGGEFALLSVNGGFNFYVGNNTMATGVFHLPEAIDPTRDVLGKSYAERVTRRDLTYREASAWWFSRATQDIRGAPAAWATRLVKKLALFFHPVEIPQLGSSFHWFRKHAWPLALPIDARVILIFALAFPAALWAAGRSREITRYRWPALVAGTYAVAIALFFVNARYRLPVMPAAIVLASVTVDALASVRRAKEHRGRYAGVAVALVAVMAASQWVYAKPLAVLAETGTEHRHIGMAMYRQGRFVEAVEAYRRSLAIGDSAITRNNLANALKRLERFDEAREQYHAAITMNPADAIAWYNLGNLRRDHDRNPAAAIEAYENALRFAPDMTAAHFNLGTVRMAVGDRDKARVHFLRVLQVARPTDRLIPEARAALDQLEHGVEAEQTIPDAAIMP encoded by the coding sequence ATGAATATGCCACGGCCCCCTGGCGCCGCGCCGGATACGCGCGGGGCGCCGCCGCTTGAGGCGCGGGACGGTGCGATCCTTGTTGCCGCGGGCGTCGCCGCGCTGGTCGTGCGCCTTGCCTATCTGGCCGTCGCGCAAAAAAGCGGGCTTTTCGTCGGCCTGTTTCTGGATGCGAAATATTACGCCGACCTCGCCGTGCGCATCCGCGCGGGGCTTGGCGCCGGCGATCATCCGTACCTGATGTCGCCGCTCTACCCCTACGTGTTGTCGCTTTTTGTCGGCGACGCCGGCGCGTTGAACGAAGGCGCCGTGCGCGCCTTTCAGGCGATCCTCGACGCGGGCACCGTCGTCCTTATTGTGTTTCTGGCGCTGCGACTTGCCGGCCGGCGCGCGGCGACCGTCGCGGGAATCCTTGGCATCATCTACGCGCCGATGATCTATTTCACCGGCATCGTTCTGGTCGCGACGACGCAGGCCTTCCTTTTGACACTCGGCCTCGCGCTGCTGGTGGAGGCCGATCGCGCCGCTCGCTTGCGCGTGTCGTTGACGCTTGCCGCGGGCCTTGCGTTTGGCCTGGCCGCCGCGCTGCGCCCAACGGTGCTGCTCGTCGCGCTCGCCGCGGCGATCGTGCTGATCGTTCGAGCGGTGCGCCGGCGCAATGAGGACGACGCGCTTTTGCACCGGCTCGCCGCCGGCGCGATCGTGCTTGGCGTCGTGCTCGTCGTCGCGCCGTTCACCGTCCGCAACATCGCCAAGGGCGGCGAGTTCGCGCTGCTGTCGGTTAACGGCGGATTCAACTTCTACGTCGGTAACAACACGATGGCGACCGGCGTTTTCCACCTGCCCGAAGCGATCGACCCGACACGCGACGTGCTTGGCAAGTCGTACGCCGAGCGCGTGACGCGCCGCGATCTCACGTACCGGGAGGCGTCCGCGTGGTGGTTCTCGCGCGCGACGCAGGACATCAGGGGCGCGCCCGCCGCGTGGGCAACGCGCCTTGTCAAAAAGCTCGCGTTGTTTTTTCACCCGGTCGAAATCCCGCAGCTTGGGTCGAGTTTCCACTGGTTCCGTAAGCACGCGTGGCCGCTCGCCTTGCCGATCGACGCGCGCGTCATTTTGATCTTCGCGCTCGCGTTTCCGGCCGCGCTCTGGGCCGCGGGGCGCTCGCGCGAGATCACGCGATACCGCTGGCCCGCGCTTGTCGCCGGCACGTACGCGGTCGCGATCGCGCTGTTTTTCGTCAATGCGCGCTATCGGTTGCCCGTCATGCCCGCGGCGATCGTGCTCGCGTCCGTAACGGTCGACGCGCTGGCGTCGGTGCGTCGCGCAAAGGAGCATCGCGGGCGATACGCCGGGGTCGCCGTGGCTCTCGTGGCGGTCATGGCGGCTAGCCAGTGGGTGTACGCGAAGCCGCTCGCCGTTCTGGCCGAGACGGGCACGGAGCATCGCCACATCGGCATGGCGATGTATCGGCAGGGCCGGTTCGTCGAGGCGGTCGAGGCGTACCGGCGCTCGCTGGCCATCGGCGATTCGGCGATCACGCGCAACAACCTGGCGAACGCGCTGAAAAGGCTCGAGCGTTTCGACGAGGCCCGCGAGCAGTACCACGCCGCGATCACCATGAATCCCGCGGACGCGATCGCCTGGTACAACCTCGGCAACCTGCGCCGCGATCACGACCGAAACCCCGCGGCGGCGATCGAGGCGTACGAAAACGCGCTTCGTTTCGCGCCGGACATGACCGCCGCGCACTTCAACCTCGGCACGGTCCGCATGGCCGTGGGCGATCGCGACAAGGCGCGCGTGCATTTCCTGCGCGTGTTGCAGGTCGCGCGCCCGACCGACCGCCTCATCCCCGAGGCGCGCGCGGCGCTTGATCAGCTCGAGCACGGCGTCGAAGCGGAACAGACGATCCCCGACGCGGCGATCATGCCGTAG
- a CDS encoding B12-binding domain-containing radical SAM protein: MKVLLLSPAQLAADGKPLRVKRTFITPLSILLLAGITGREHDVAIANDYSEDIPYDEPWDAVGITTTTLHSARGYQIAAEFRKRGVPVVMGGFHPTLFTDEAMQHADAVCVGEAELVWPRVLDDIAAGRLQRVYKADRLVDLKDQPIPRYDLFKRGKYINYIMPVESTRGCPYDCDFCSVTQFYGRKYRFRPVADVVRDIRAAGTRFIGFVDDNIAGKMSYSAELFEALIPQKIFWMSQVSIRLADDERVLALAARSGFRYAIVGIETLDPKNLEAVGKKKVNRVEDYVEKTRMFKKHGITVAANLMFGFDNDTDATFERTYKFVADNHFMPNPYIVTPYPGTRLYTAMKNAGRVLHDDFWKYTSY; encoded by the coding sequence ATGAAGGTTCTTCTCCTCAGCCCCGCGCAGCTTGCCGCGGACGGCAAGCCGCTGCGCGTCAAGCGCACGTTCATCACGCCGCTTTCGATCCTGCTTCTCGCGGGCATCACGGGCCGCGAGCACGACGTAGCGATCGCGAACGACTACAGCGAGGACATTCCGTACGACGAGCCGTGGGACGCCGTCGGCATCACGACGACGACGCTGCACTCCGCGCGTGGCTACCAGATCGCGGCCGAGTTTCGCAAACGCGGCGTGCCGGTGGTGATGGGCGGCTTTCACCCGACGCTGTTCACCGACGAGGCGATGCAGCACGCGGATGCCGTGTGCGTCGGCGAGGCGGAACTTGTATGGCCGCGCGTTCTCGACGACATCGCCGCCGGGCGCTTGCAGCGCGTGTACAAGGCCGATCGCCTGGTGGACCTCAAGGATCAGCCGATCCCGCGCTACGACCTGTTCAAGCGCGGCAAGTACATCAACTACATCATGCCGGTGGAATCGACGCGCGGCTGCCCGTACGACTGCGACTTCTGCTCGGTGACGCAGTTCTACGGCCGCAAGTACCGCTTCCGCCCCGTGGCCGACGTGGTGCGCGACATCCGCGCGGCGGGCACGCGTTTTATCGGATTCGTCGACGACAACATCGCCGGCAAGATGAGTTACTCCGCGGAGCTTTTCGAGGCGCTGATCCCGCAAAAGATTTTCTGGATGAGCCAGGTGTCGATCCGCCTGGCGGACGACGAGCGCGTGCTGGCGCTCGCGGCGCGCTCGGGTTTTCGCTACGCGATCGTCGGCATCGAGACGCTCGATCCGAAAAACCTCGAGGCGGTCGGCAAGAAGAAGGTGAACCGCGTGGAGGATTACGTCGAAAAGACGCGGATGTTCAAAAAGCACGGCATCACCGTGGCGGCGAACCTCATGTTCGGCTTCGACAACGACACGGACGCGACGTTCGAACGCACCTACAAATTCGTCGCCGACAACCACTTCATGCCGAATCCGTACATCGTCACGCCGTACCCCGGCACGCGCCTGTACACGGCGATGAAAAACGCGGGCCGCGTGCTGCACGACGATTTCTGGAAGTACACGTCGTAT
- a CDS encoding radical SAM protein has translation MLRMRQKAQAASRFAQVKFLKRKRPIAVRWQLLNACDAECVFCHLHTLPAGLVPLDFILPRLEQVVEIGGIHLSLSGGEPLIRDDIGTIVRKAKALGLQVSMNTTGTFIEKRIDDLHRIDLLKVSVHGPREIHARVEGGVDRFEKTMAGLEAAYREKIPFALACTVTKYNVEHLDFVVDLAAKYDTVVAIQTMKEMRHGAERIHEHTPNRETFVAAIDRLIDMKRRGNKHLRNTMVNLRHIRQWPNYPPLPCKAGSLFVIIEPNGDFMPCDRIGYDHPLPNLHHMTMREALRRTRTDFSCAGCGFCGALEINYAHQLSTQAFVAISEIVRRGPGGNGTSPGA, from the coding sequence ATGTTGAGAATGCGCCAAAAAGCCCAAGCCGCCTCGCGTTTTGCCCAGGTGAAATTCCTGAAACGCAAACGGCCGATCGCGGTGCGCTGGCAGCTTCTCAACGCATGCGACGCCGAGTGCGTCTTTTGCCATCTGCACACACTTCCCGCCGGGCTCGTGCCGCTTGATTTCATCCTTCCGCGCCTGGAGCAGGTCGTGGAAATCGGCGGCATCCACCTTTCGCTGTCGGGCGGCGAACCGCTCATCCGCGACGACATCGGGACGATTGTTCGAAAGGCGAAAGCGCTCGGTCTTCAGGTCAGCATGAACACCACCGGGACGTTCATCGAAAAGCGCATCGACGACCTGCACCGGATCGATTTGCTGAAGGTGAGCGTGCACGGCCCGCGCGAGATCCACGCCCGCGTCGAAGGCGGCGTGGACCGGTTTGAAAAAACGATGGCCGGCCTTGAGGCGGCGTATCGCGAAAAGATCCCCTTCGCGCTCGCGTGCACGGTGACCAAATACAACGTCGAGCATCTGGATTTCGTCGTCGATCTCGCGGCGAAGTACGACACGGTCGTCGCGATTCAGACCATGAAGGAGATGCGCCACGGCGCGGAGCGCATCCACGAACACACACCCAATCGCGAAACCTTCGTTGCCGCGATCGACCGTCTGATCGACATGAAGCGTCGCGGCAACAAGCACCTCCGCAACACGATGGTGAATCTGCGCCACATCCGCCAGTGGCCGAATTATCCGCCGTTGCCGTGCAAGGCGGGGAGCCTGTTTGTCATCATCGAGCCCAACGGCGATTTCATGCCGTGCGATCGCATCGGCTACGATCATCCGCTGCCGAATCTCCACCACATGACGATGCGCGAGGCGCTGCGGCGAACGCGCACCGACTTCTCCTGCGCGGGCTGCGGCTTTTGCGGCGCGCTCGAGATCAACTACGCGCATCAGCTCAGCACGCAGGCGTTTGTCGCCATCAGCGAGATCGTGCGTCGCGGGCCCGGCGGCAACGGAACGTCGCCCGGCGCCTGA
- a CDS encoding YfhO family protein, giving the protein MNMPLPRAAAARARLVGAAAIFIVGAVLFGLGALRVTSLVPTDNLGVAYPWAGESIDDVNSLQSPDLTDVLDFYLSWQSYAIQEVRHGRFPHWNPLVLGGTPLHGINEQGLLYPPNALYLILPMDQTLAILAFAHAFIAGFGFFLLLRAFGRSVTASILGAVVFAYGGFMLETIFDPPMHHTIAWLPVTLLLGRRLVERPDARRAAALTLGFSAIMLAGNLKTGVIVFLTWGVFFLIDLLEKRAGIARARAIGWAGVAASLAAAIGAAQILPTMGFLSRTDYEEPAALLIRDHIPWVDVAGAIFPGFGAVKPLSMSTYPDFWSHQTLAYTGSTIVLLAAAGLAARRRPRHLAIALFGLVMLLVALGTPLAWPYLHTPLLKSVALSRGLLLIPLAAIVILGAAGFDEIGAPTPRQRKKAMGRVLIAAGLIAAVAIYIDAVRPMPGQGIEIDRPLAFGAVATAVALVLLMARARHPDSRVLPFVILIFVAANILRSGLPVVPDNPPGDIFPPTPITDAMRADTSVFRFARFDPDPPGRYSNIFPPDTGMGYNLADAAGYLSVIIDSYAAVWDRIEKGSYVNQIWNIRVRELRSRDSLRSPWVDMLNIKYILSRTPIDAPGYTFVRRDGVYLYRNDNALPRATFFSGARIEPDDQAAAGQLDAKSFDPRRSLVLVCPEPVQAPPETMTGSGAQFIVNITNHVSTSVDMRVDAPSPGFVLLTDVWDSRWEATVNGQSAPICRAQGAFRAIPVGPGDNEIRVAYVPRSFRRGLAVSAMGLGIVALLAFGGRRARRQD; this is encoded by the coding sequence ATGAACATGCCGCTGCCGCGCGCGGCCGCCGCACGGGCGCGGCTCGTGGGCGCGGCGGCGATTTTCATTGTTGGCGCCGTGCTCTTTGGTTTGGGCGCGTTGCGCGTGACCTCCCTGGTCCCGACCGACAACCTTGGCGTCGCGTATCCCTGGGCGGGGGAATCGATCGACGACGTCAACAGCCTTCAAAGTCCTGACCTGACCGACGTTCTCGACTTTTATCTCTCCTGGCAAAGCTACGCGATCCAGGAGGTGCGGCATGGGCGTTTTCCGCACTGGAATCCACTCGTGCTCGGGGGAACGCCTCTTCACGGAATCAATGAACAAGGACTTCTCTATCCGCCGAACGCCCTTTATCTGATCCTGCCGATGGATCAGACACTGGCGATTCTCGCGTTTGCACACGCGTTCATCGCCGGGTTCGGCTTTTTTTTGTTGCTGCGCGCGTTTGGCCGATCGGTCACGGCATCGATTCTAGGGGCCGTTGTTTTCGCCTACGGCGGATTCATGCTGGAGACCATTTTCGACCCACCCATGCATCACACCATCGCGTGGCTGCCCGTCACGCTATTGTTGGGGCGCCGGCTTGTCGAACGCCCCGACGCGCGCCGTGCCGCGGCGCTCACGCTTGGATTTTCGGCGATCATGCTGGCGGGCAATCTCAAAACCGGCGTGATCGTTTTTTTGACCTGGGGCGTGTTTTTTCTGATCGATCTTCTCGAAAAACGCGCGGGCATCGCGCGGGCGAGGGCGATCGGCTGGGCCGGGGTCGCGGCCTCGCTCGCCGCCGCCATCGGCGCGGCGCAAATCCTGCCGACCATGGGTTTTCTCAGCCGAACGGACTACGAAGAGCCGGCGGCCTTGTTGATTCGCGACCACATTCCCTGGGTCGATGTTGCCGGCGCGATTTTTCCGGGTTTCGGCGCCGTAAAACCGTTGAGCATGTCTACGTATCCGGATTTCTGGTCGCATCAGACGTTAGCCTACACCGGCTCGACGATCGTTCTCCTGGCCGCCGCGGGTCTTGCCGCGCGGCGTCGCCCGCGCCATCTGGCGATCGCGTTGTTCGGGCTTGTCATGCTCCTCGTCGCGTTGGGCACACCCTTGGCTTGGCCGTATTTGCACACGCCGCTTCTAAAGTCCGTCGCGCTGTCGCGCGGCCTTCTTCTCATCCCGTTGGCGGCGATCGTCATCCTGGGCGCGGCGGGGTTCGACGAGATCGGTGCCCCGACGCCCCGGCAGCGCAAAAAGGCGATGGGCAGGGTTCTCATCGCGGCCGGTTTGATCGCAGCCGTCGCGATCTACATCGACGCCGTTCGTCCGATGCCCGGTCAGGGCATTGAGATCGACCGGCCGCTGGCCTTTGGCGCGGTCGCGACGGCGGTCGCGCTTGTCCTGCTGATGGCCCGCGCGCGACATCCGGACTCCCGCGTCCTCCCGTTCGTCATCCTGATCTTTGTCGCCGCCAACATCCTTCGTTCGGGTTTGCCCGTTGTTCCGGACAATCCGCCGGGCGACATCTTTCCGCCGACGCCGATCACGGACGCCATGCGCGCGGATACGAGCGTTTTCCGCTTCGCGCGATTCGACCCCGATCCGCCGGGACGCTACTCGAACATCTTCCCCCCCGACACGGGGATGGGATACAATTTGGCCGACGCCGCGGGTTACTTGTCTGTGATCATCGATTCCTACGCGGCGGTGTGGGATCGCATCGAGAAGGGCTCGTACGTCAACCAGATATGGAACATCCGCGTGCGTGAATTGCGGTCCCGCGACAGCTTGCGGAGCCCTTGGGTCGATATGTTGAATATCAAATACATTTTGTCGCGCACGCCGATCGATGCGCCGGGTTACACGTTCGTGCGGCGTGACGGCGTTTATCTGTATCGAAACGATAACGCGCTGCCGCGCGCGACGTTTTTCTCCGGCGCGCGGATTGAGCCGGACGACCAGGCGGCGGCGGGGCAATTGGATGCCAAGTCCTTCGATCCGCGCCGATCCCTTGTGTTGGTTTGCCCCGAACCCGTCCAGGCGCCGCCGGAGACAATGACAGGCTCGGGTGCGCAATTCATTGTGAACATCACGAACCACGTTTCAACAAGCGTTGACATGCGCGTTGACGCGCCGTCGCCGGGATTCGTTCTGTTGACCGACGTTTGGGATTCGCGCTGGGAGGCGACGGTCAACGGACAGTCCGCGCCGATTTGCCGCGCGCAGGGGGCGTTTCGCGCCATCCCCGTCGGTCCGGGTGATAACGAAATACGCGTCGCGTATGTACCGCGATCGTTTCGTCGCGGCCTCGCCGTGAGCGCCATGGGTCTTGGCATCGTCGCGCTTCTCGCGTTCGGCGGGCGGCGGGCGCGGCGACAGGATTGA